One Corynebacterium yudongzhengii DNA window includes the following coding sequences:
- a CDS encoding ParA family protein — protein sequence MDEAQWDDTPIAAAARRAAEVLTPNRLSLERPKETRLITIANQKGGVGKTTSSVNLAAALSHHGLKVLVVDLDPQGNASTALGVEHRAGTESSYELLIGEISPQDAIQQSANENLFCIPATIDLAGAEIELVMLERREYRLADALRKGHVKEQDFDFIIIDCPPSLGLLTINAMVAVDEVVIPIQCEYYALEGVGQLLGNISMIREHLNPSLHISGILMTMYDGRTKLAEQVVEEVRGQFGDVVLKNVIPRSVKISEAPGYGQTVIDYDPGSRGALAYLDAAREFATRGDYPAHETTGPIGVSPATRALLDDPANDTHHDA from the coding sequence ATGGATGAAGCGCAGTGGGACGACACCCCGATCGCCGCGGCCGCCCGCCGCGCGGCCGAGGTGCTCACCCCGAACCGCCTCTCGCTTGAGCGCCCGAAAGAAACCCGGCTGATCACGATCGCGAACCAGAAAGGCGGCGTCGGCAAGACCACCTCGTCGGTGAATCTGGCGGCGGCGCTGTCCCACCACGGGCTCAAGGTGCTCGTGGTGGACCTCGACCCGCAGGGTAACGCCTCGACCGCCCTCGGTGTCGAGCACCGCGCCGGCACCGAGAGCTCCTATGAGCTGCTCATCGGCGAGATCTCCCCGCAGGACGCGATCCAGCAGAGCGCGAACGAGAACCTCTTCTGCATTCCGGCCACGATTGATCTCGCCGGCGCGGAGATCGAACTCGTCATGCTCGAGCGCCGCGAGTACCGGCTCGCTGACGCCCTGCGCAAAGGCCACGTCAAAGAGCAGGACTTCGACTTCATCATCATCGACTGCCCGCCTTCGCTCGGCCTTTTGACCATCAACGCGATGGTGGCCGTCGATGAGGTAGTCATCCCCATCCAGTGCGAGTACTACGCGCTGGAGGGCGTGGGCCAGCTGCTCGGCAACATCTCCATGATCCGCGAGCACCTGAACCCCTCGCTGCACATCTCCGGGATCCTGATGACCATGTACGACGGGCGTACCAAGCTCGCCGAGCAGGTCGTCGAGGAGGTGCGCGGCCAGTTCGGCGACGTCGTGCTGAAAAACGTCATCCCGCGCAGCGTGAAGATCTCCGAAGCCCCTGGCTACGGCCAGACCGTCATCGACTACGACCCGGGATCGCGCGGGGCGCTCGCCTATCTGGATGCCGCGCGCGAGTTCGCCACCCGCGGCGACTACCCGGCGCACGAGA
- the rsmG gene encoding 16S rRNA (guanine(527)-N(7))-methyltransferase RsmG, giving the protein MTSELPAPPASAADVFGERLELAIAYHRLLATDGSTRGFIGPREVPKLWERHVLNCAVIGEAFDESISVADIGSGAGLPGIPLAIARPDLHIRLVEPLLKRSTFLNEVREELGLDNVTVLRGRAEDREVVQAEKVDVVTSRAVAPLGRLARWSLPLVKPRGAMIAMKGASVADELERDRAEITKAGGGEAEIFTVGEQHLEQPTTLIRIPRVQ; this is encoded by the coding sequence CGCCGCAGACGTCTTCGGTGAGCGCTTAGAGCTGGCGATCGCTTATCACCGCCTGCTGGCCACCGACGGCTCCACCCGCGGCTTCATCGGCCCGCGCGAGGTTCCCAAGCTCTGGGAGCGCCACGTGCTCAACTGCGCCGTCATCGGCGAGGCCTTCGATGAGTCTATAAGCGTCGCCGACATCGGCTCGGGCGCCGGCCTGCCGGGCATCCCGCTGGCGATTGCGCGCCCGGATCTTCACATCCGGCTCGTCGAGCCGCTGCTCAAGCGCTCCACGTTCTTGAACGAGGTGCGCGAGGAGCTGGGCCTGGATAACGTCACCGTGCTGCGCGGGCGGGCAGAAGACCGCGAGGTGGTGCAGGCTGAGAAAGTGGACGTCGTCACCTCCCGCGCGGTGGCGCCGCTCGGCCGGCTGGCGCGCTGGTCGCTGCCGCTGGTGAAGCCCCGCGGAGCGATGATCGCGATGAAGGGCGCCTCGGTGGCCGACGAGCTCGAGCGCGATCGCGCCGAGATCACGAAGGCCGGCGGCGGTGAAGCGGAGATCTTCACCGTCGGCGAGCAGCACCTCGAGCAGCCGACGACCCTGATTCGTATACCGCGGGTGCAGTGA